In Candidatus Pantoea floridensis, a single genomic region encodes these proteins:
- a CDS encoding LysR family transcriptional regulator, producing MDKFETLLLFTRIVELESFSQAADQLGVPRATASNAIKQLEKNLECRLLERTTRHVRTSLDGKAFYERCVHILSELDDAESSLRHTVARPRGILRLDLHGAHATRIVLPNIDQFHRSYPDIELVISSGDRLVDLVREGVDCAVRAGKLHDSSLMARHLATMPQVICASPDYLGRFGMPQHPEELMAHQCVNFFSTTGGVNYSIELIINGKKQAFSPKGWVTVNDAENYVICALRGAGLVQLPRYHVAEALADGRLVEVLNAWQSPGMEVSALYPQHRQLSPRVRVFIDWLLSLYSATFAAEK from the coding sequence ATGGATAAGTTTGAAACGCTGCTGCTGTTTACGCGTATTGTCGAGTTAGAAAGTTTCAGTCAGGCGGCAGATCAGCTAGGCGTGCCGCGCGCTACGGCCAGCAATGCGATCAAACAGTTAGAAAAAAATCTTGAGTGCCGGCTGCTCGAAAGAACCACCCGTCATGTGCGGACTTCATTGGACGGTAAAGCTTTCTATGAGCGGTGCGTGCACATCCTTTCCGAACTTGATGACGCTGAGTCATCGTTGCGACATACGGTTGCGCGGCCGCGTGGCATTTTGCGGCTCGACCTCCATGGCGCGCATGCAACGCGCATTGTGCTGCCGAATATCGATCAATTTCACCGTAGCTATCCGGATATTGAATTGGTGATCAGTAGCGGCGATAGGCTGGTTGATTTAGTGCGGGAAGGCGTTGACTGCGCAGTCAGAGCGGGAAAACTGCATGATTCCTCCCTGATGGCGCGTCATTTGGCCACGATGCCTCAAGTGATTTGCGCCAGTCCCGATTACCTCGGACGCTTTGGTATGCCGCAGCATCCCGAAGAATTAATGGCGCATCAGTGCGTTAATTTTTTCTCGACCACGGGCGGCGTGAATTATTCCATTGAGCTAATTATCAATGGTAAAAAACAGGCGTTCTCGCCCAAAGGTTGGGTGACGGTAAACGATGCGGAAAACTATGTTATCTGTGCATTACGAGGGGCGGGATTGGTGCAATTACCGCGTTATCACGTTGCGGAGGCGCTAGCGGACGGAAGATTGGTCGAGGTGCTCAACGCATGGCAAAGCCCTGGCATGGAGGTTTCCGCACTTTATCCGCAGCATCGCCAGCTGTCGCCCAGAGTGCGCGTCTTTATCGATTGGTTACTGAGCTTGTACAGTGCGACCTTCGCGGCGGAAAAATAA